AAGCGTGGTCAGCATTAGAAAACTCAATTATCTACTATCAAGGACGACCGGTGGGGACGATCGCAGCTCGCGATCCGGATGTAGAAGCGCTCAATTACGACCAATGCTTTATCCGCGATTTCGTTTCCAGTGCGCTGGTTTTTCTGCTCAAAGGTAGATCGGAAATAGTCCGCAATTTTCTTGAAGAAACCTTAAAGCTACAGCCAAAAGAAAGGCAATTGCTTTCTTCTAAACCCGGTCGAGGTTTAATGCCAGCTAGCTTCAAGGTTGAATCGGTACATGGAAAGGAACGTCTGAAAGCAGATTTTGGCGAACACGCGATCGCTAGAGTTGCACCGGTTGATTCTTGTCTTTGGTGGATGATACTATTGCGAGCTTATGTTAATTGCACAAAAGATACCGATCTAGTCTATCGACCGGATTTCCAAGAGGGTATCAGGCTGATTGTGGAACTGTGCTTAGTCGCTCGCTTTGATATGTACCCAACCCTTTTGGTTCCTGATGGCGCGAGTATGATCGATCGCCGCATGGGTCTTTACGGACATCCTTTAGATATCCAATCTTTATTTTATGCTGCCTTGCGTGCAGGTGGCGAACTTCTTTTCCCCGATCGAGATAATCAATACCTGATTAAAGCAATTCGCAGTCGCCTTCCAGCTTTGACCGACCATATTCGCGAACATTATTGGCTAGACAATCACCGTTTGAATGTGATTTATCGCTTCCGAGTTGAAGAGTATGGAGAAGAAGCTCTCAATAAATTCAATATATATTCAGATTCAATTCCATTTTATAGACTCATAGATTGGCTACCAGAAGAAGGCGGTTATTTAGCGGGCAATCTTGGGGCATCGCAAATCGATTGCCGCTTCTTTTCTTTAGGAAATTTAATGGCGATCGTTTCTGCTTTGACCGATCGGCAGCAGTCGTTAGGCATTTTACATCTGATTGAAACCCGATGGAAAAACCTAGTTGGAGATATGCCGATGAAACTTTGTTTTCCGGCTTTGGAAGACATAGAATGGAAAATACTGACCGGTTGCGATCCTAAAAATAGACCTTGGTCTTATCATAATGGTGGCAGTTGGCCTGTTTTGCTTTGGATGTTGACAGCAGCATCTCTGAAAATGGGTAGACCGGAACTGGCAGATAAAGCAATTAAAATTGCCGAAAAGCGTTTGAGCAAAGATGAGTGGCCAGAATACTATGATGGTAAAAATGGCAGACTGATTGGCAAAGAAGCGAGGAGATATCAAACTTGGACGATCGCCGGTTACTTATTAGCAAAAGAGCTAATGGAAAACCCCGCTCGTTTAAAATTAGTTTGTTTTGATGAATACCCTGAAATTGAATAATTCTAAGATTGCGCGTAAGCTTTGAGAGCGTATTCTTTAAATCGTTCTAAATCTGCTTGGATAGTCGATTCAACAACACGCCCCAAAAAGAGATTATCCATCAATTTGCCCAGCCAACCGGGAATAGCATAAGCTACCGATAGCTTGACAATACTGCTACTGTGGCGATCGTAAAAGCGAATTGCGCCTCGATTGGGCAAACCGCTCACCGATTCCCATTGAATAATTTGATTTGGGATTATTTTGAGAATGCGGGAAAGCCATGTGAATTCAAAACCGCCCGTCGCGAGTTTCCAACGGGATAATTCGGGATTATCTTCCAGAACTTTGACAGATTCAATCCACTTCATCCAGCGGGGCATCTGTTCGAGATCTGACCAAAGATTCCAGACGAATTCAATGGGAACCTGGACTTCTACTTGTACGCTATGTTCTAGCCAATCGGACATTTTCAGGATGGGGAATGGAGGATGGGGAATGGGGAATTTCAAATTTCAGATTTGAGATTTCAAATTTAATTAAAATCTCAAATCTGAATCTGAAATCTAAGATTTAGAATCTAAAATTGCTTTGGCTGCTTGACGCCCGGAAAGGGTAGCTCCTTCCATACTATCGATGTAGTCTTGTTGAGTGTAACTACCTGCAAGGAAGAAGTTAGCAATGGGGGTTTTTTGCGGCGGACGATAGGGGTCCATACCGGGTGCTTCGCGGTAGAGAGACTGGGCGAGTTTGACTACGCTGTACCAAGTCATGTTTAAGTCTCGCGCCGAGGGGAAGAGATCGCAAACTTGTTTGAGGACGTGCTGTGCGATCGCTTCATTGCTTTCCTTGATA
This portion of the Aerosakkonema funiforme FACHB-1375 genome encodes:
- a CDS encoding glycoside hydrolase 100 family protein; this encodes MIVEDSAVTEAWSALENSIIYYQGRPVGTIAARDPDVEALNYDQCFIRDFVSSALVFLLKGRSEIVRNFLEETLKLQPKERQLLSSKPGRGLMPASFKVESVHGKERLKADFGEHAIARVAPVDSCLWWMILLRAYVNCTKDTDLVYRPDFQEGIRLIVELCLVARFDMYPTLLVPDGASMIDRRMGLYGHPLDIQSLFYAALRAGGELLFPDRDNQYLIKAIRSRLPALTDHIREHYWLDNHRLNVIYRFRVEEYGEEALNKFNIYSDSIPFYRLIDWLPEEGGYLAGNLGASQIDCRFFSLGNLMAIVSALTDRQQSLGILHLIETRWKNLVGDMPMKLCFPALEDIEWKILTGCDPKNRPWSYHNGGSWPVLLWMLTAASLKMGRPELADKAIKIAEKRLSKDEWPEYYDGKNGRLIGKEARRYQTWTIAGYLLAKELMENPARLKLVCFDEYPEIE
- a CDS encoding SRPBCC family protein, with translation MSDWLEHSVQVEVQVPIEFVWNLWSDLEQMPRWMKWIESVKVLEDNPELSRWKLATGGFEFTWLSRILKIIPNQIIQWESVSGLPNRGAIRFYDRHSSSIVKLSVAYAIPGWLGKLMDNLFLGRVVESTIQADLERFKEYALKAYAQS